GGAAGGACGCTGTATTTTTCAGCTTCATCCTGCGGCGGGAACACCAGAACAAAAGCCGTAATGTCCGTTGTGCTGGAGAGGTCAAGGCCGCCGTAGCAGACGCGGCCTTCAAGGCTTTCCTCGTCGACTGGGAATGCGCAGGTGTCCCACTTATCCATCGGCATCCAGCGCACCGACTGTTTCACCCACTGATTAAGACGCAGTTGACGGAACGCATTCTCCTCGCCGGGATTCTGCTTTGCGGAATCACAGGCAGCTTTCACCTTGTCGATACCGACCGTGATGCCCAGGGAGGGATTGGCTTTCTTCCAGACCTCCGGATCCGTCCAGTCCTCATCCTCCGCCGTGCCGTAAATGACGGAATAGAAGGTGGGGTCGACCTTCCGTCCCGCCTGGATGTCCAGGGCTTTCTGATGCACCTCATAGCAGATGGAATTTGTATCATTGCCCGCCGTTGTAATCAGAAAGTACAGCGGCTGCATCCTTGCGTCACCGGAGCCCTGCAGCATGACGTCAAACAGCTTTCTGTTGGGCTGGGTGTGCAGCTCATCGAATATCACGCCGTGGGTGTTCGCCACGTCCGCCGAAAGCACCTGGTAGAAGCTGTTGGTCGGCTTATACACAAGTTTCTTCTGCGATTCCAGTATCTTCACGCGCTTGGCAAGCGCCGGACAAAAACGCACCATGTCCATGGCAACATCGAATACGATCTTCGCCTGGTTCCGGTCGGAGGCACAGCCGTACACCTCGGCGCGCTCCTCGCCGTCGCCGCAGGTGAGGAGCAGTGCGATCGCGGCCGCCAGTTCCGACTTGCCCTGTTTCTTTGGTATCTCGATATATGCCGTGTTGAACTGCCGATAACCGTTCTTTTTCAAAATGCCGAAGATGTCCCTTACAATCTGCTCCTGCCAGTCGATCAGCTCGAAGGGCTTGCCCGCCCAAGTGCCTTTGGTGTGGCAGAGGGATTCAATGAACATGGCGGCGTAATCCGCGGCTTTTTCATCGTAGCGTGAGGTTTTCGTCATGAACCTGGTAGGCTTGTATTTCTTCAGCTTTCGCACGGCGCATTGCCTCCTTTCCAGGAAAAATAAAGGACCGCCATCGGCAGTCCTGTAATAATTATCTGTACGAGACATAGCCCCGCAAAGGGGGCGTCTCGGATTTTTCGTGGTTAATTGTACTTTTCGAGGATGGTGGCGTACACCGACTTGATCTCGTATTCGTCGGGACAATGCACATCCCAGCCCCTGTCGTAGTTCACGACATCGCGGCTGTCGTTCAGTCTGCGGATGGTCAGCTTGGAAACGCGGCCGCCGTCAATGCCGAATCCGGAACCTTCCTCGTAGTGCTTGACCCAGTATTGGTATGAAACGTCCGTTTCCGGGTCGGTGAGAATGCCTTCGCTCCACATGGCGGTTTCCTCCTTACGGTTTCTCGGTCAGCTTCCTGTCGACCAGAATGCAGCGGCGCTCCCGGCCGGTTTCGTCCGCCGCGATAATGCGCAGCTCGCCGCTTTCAAAGGCGTTGTATGCCTTGATAAAGCGCCAGCCCTCGCCAAGCTGTTCCTTAATCATCTGCCTGTAATCCATCGTGGGTTCCTCCCTGAAAAAGTGTTGTGCGCCTTTCGGCATGTACATATATCACTCTGAACGCCCGGAACAGCAAGTCATTTCGCCGATATATCGTACACAAAGAATCCGGGGAAAAAGGGCGGGCAACTGTGTGCTTTATTCCTCGCCCGTGAGGATGAACCGGGAATAGGCTTGGCGCTCGGTTTCAAGAAAGTCTGCCAGCTCATAAAAGCCCATTTCCAGCGCGATGCTTTTGACGGCGTTTGTGTCAAACATATTCGCCCGCCCAGTGTCACGCACGACCAGAATCTGCTTCTTGACTGTATCGCATAAACCCGGCAGCCTGCGGACAATGTCCTCACCATAAACCACATTCAGACTGCTGCCATTGTCCCATCGCATGATAAGGGAGCCGGTGTCATCTACTCCCACAACCGTGCCCTTTGTGCCGGCGGGCGGGGCCTGCACATCATCCATCCGCACCAGTTCCACACGGGTGCCCTCCGGGTACTGCCGGCGGAGCCGCTCCACCGTTTCTCTGTTTGGAAAATTCATTCTGCTCACCGCCTTACCGTACTCTGGATTTGTAGGAGCCGTCGCCCTTGAGGTTCGCCAGCAGGATTTTCCGCGCCCGCTTGTATTCATCCCCGATGAAGCCCAGCGAAAGAAGCCAGCACCGCATAGCGTATTTGGGATTGTCCACCTCGCGCTCCCGGGCGGTGACGCGCTTTTTCTCCTTGGCCGCTTCGCAGAGCTTGGCAATCAGGGCGGTGTAGGCGGCGACGGTGTCGGCGTCGTCCGTAAACGGGAACCAGGGGAAGCACAGCCTGCCGCCGTCCCCGTCCGTCTGCCGAATGGGCAGTTCGTCCGTGCCCAGCGCCGCCTTCAGGAGCACGGCCTTGGCGTCCACCATTTTGAAAAGGTTGTCGAGCTTTTCGGGAGAAAAGCCGTCCGTCGGCATCTCAATGGTCAGAATGTCCGGTGCGGCGCTCTCGTTTTCCGATTCCGCTTCGTCGTAAGCGCGAACCTCGGCGGTAAAGCCGCGTTCCTTCAAGGCGGCCTCGAGCTCCCGGCTGTCCGGATCGGCGACCAGCCCGGTTTTGCCGACGCGGTAGGCGCCGACCTCATATTCAAACGAGGGCGCGCCGAGGTAATGGGCCGGCTGATTCAGAATTTCGCCGGCGGCGCCGGCCAGCGACTTGCGTTTCTCTCCGACAAGGTTGTAGTTGAGTTTCATTATGGAATCCTCCGTTTTGCTTTGATTCCGAAGGCTTTTTGTCCTCCGGTGACTACATATATCACTCTGAAGCGTGAGAATAGCAAGTCATTTCTGCGCCGTAATGTAGACAAAGATGCATACACGGATTTGTATAATTAAGCTTCTCTAGAAACGCTTTTCACGAGATCGGCGTAGGCATAAGTTCTGCCGTCCCTCTCGCAGGAGATGTCCGCGCCGCCGTTCTGTTTGAATTCGGCATAGCGGCGCAAAATCACACTTGCGTATTTTTCATCCAACTCCATCATGCGGCAAATGCGGTCGGTCTGCTCGCAGGCAATGAGCGTCGAACCGGAACCGCCGAAGGTGTCCAGCACGATGCCGTTTGCCTGGCTGGAGTTGCGGATGGGATAGGCCAGCAGGTCGAGGGGCTTTGACGTCGGGTGGTCGCTGTTCTTTACCGGCTTGGAGAAGTTCCAGACCGTGGCTTCCGAGCGGCCGGCGTACCACTTGTGCGTACCGGTTTTGAGCCAGCCGTAGAGAATTGGCTCGTGCTGCCACTGGTAGGGCGAACGTCCCATGACAAAGCTGTCCTTTACCCAAATGCAGGTTCCGGAGAGATGAAAGCCGGCTTCCCGGAACGCCCGGCGGAAGTTTTCGCCCTCGGTGTCCGCGTGGAAGATATAGGCGGAGCCGCCGCTTTCCAGACTGTCCGCCAGATTCCGGAACGCCGAAAGCAGAAAAGCATAGAACTGGTCTGATTTCTGGCTGTCGTTCCTGATTTTCAGCCCGCCGGAGCTTTTGAAATCCACGTTGTACGGCGGGTCGGTCAGAACAAGGTTTGCCTTCCGCCCGTCCATCAGCCTGCGGACGGTGTCGGCGTCGGTGGCGTCGCCGCAGATCAGACGGTGCCGCCCCAGCGTCCACACATCGCCGGGCAAAACAAAAGCCGCCTCTTCTAAAGCGGCCGTCAAATCGAAGTTATCGTCCTGAACCGTATTGCCGTCATCAGCAAAGAGCTTTTCAATTTCCTTCGGGTCAAACCCCGTCAATTCCAAATTAAAGCCAAAATCCTTCAGCTCGCCGAATTCAAGCGCCAGCAGTTCCTCGGCAACCATATCAAGGAAGGACGGTATATGGCGGCTGCTTTTGGTTTTTGATTTCTGCGCGTTTGAATTTTTTTCAAAACCTGTGTTTGATTTTTCACCCGCGGGAAATTTCAGCTTGGTCAGTTCCCGTTTTCCGGGGGTTGCCTTCGATGATCTTGTCCGCGAGCGGTTTCTTTGGACGGCCCGCGCTCGGCCTTGCTCTTCCTCTTGGCACGGGCATCGCCTCCTTTGCCGCGCTTTTTGAAAAAGCTTTTGATTTTGCAAAAATTCACGCGAGAGGCCGAGCGCGCTATTCGCTCACAAGGCCGCAGAGATTCAGACCGCCCCTCCCGCTGAATTCACAGCGTTTGGTTTATTTCAAAGTTGCGTCCTCATTGACTATCTAAAGAAATTCGTGTATAATATCTTTAGATTCATTCGAGGAGGTAAATGCTATGCCAAATATAAAATCCAGTACAGACCTGCGGAACAATTATAATGATATCTCCACCTTCTGCCATGAAAGCCGCGAACCTGTTTTTATCACAAAGAACGGACGGGGAGACTTGGCCGTCATGAGCATCGAAACCTACGAGGCGCTCAGCGGGAAACTGGAACTCTACCGCCTGCTTGACGAAGGCCGGGCCGCGGTGAAAGCCGGTAAAAAACGCCCGCTTGCGGAGGTCATGAAAGACATCAAACAAGGTATCGCCGATGGCTCAATATAGGGTGGACGTATCCGAGCCGGCCGAAAACGACCTAAAGGACATCGTCCGATATATCGCGTCACAGCTGTCCGCTCCCGTATCGGCGCTCCGTATGATGGAACTTCTCGAAGAAGCGATGGCGAGTCTGTCCGATATGCCGCAGCGCCGCTGTCTGCTTGTTGCAGACGAACGTCTATCCCAAATGGGATACAGGAAGTTACCCATGAAAAACTACATCGTGTTCTTTTCCATCGACGAGAAGAACAAGGTGTTTGACGTCGAAAGAATTCTTTACGGCAGACGCGACTGGCTCAGAATTTTGTAATCTATGCAATGACAGAGTGACTCTCTGAAAAGTAATCGCCCTGTTTTGCGTGCAAATGGCTGTGACATTCCTGACACAGCGCCTGCAGATTGCTCCAGTCGTTCGTGCCGCCGCCGGTCAGCCTGCGCTTGTGGTGGACCAGTTCGGCGGGGGTCAGCCTGCCTTCTTCCCGGCAGCACTCGCGCAGCGGGTGCGCGGACAGAAACGCTGCCTGGATCTTTGCCCACGACCTGCCGTAGCGCTTGTTGCTTTCCAGGTCGCGGCCGTACCGGTTGTAGCGACTGGCTTCCAGCTTTGCGTGCTCCTCGCAGTAGCGCCCGGCGGTCAGCTTGGGACAGCCCGGGTAGGCGCAGGGCTTTTTTGCCTTGTACGGCATGGACTGCCATCTCCTTGCCCGAAGTCGACGAATGGATCAGATCCGGCGGCGCATCAGACGAGAACAACACGGAAAATAATGAACAGGCTTAAAGGAGGGAAGTTCCGTTTGTGGAAAAACTTATAGACATTCAGAGCGGTCCGGTAGTTCCTCTTCTGGACTTGCTTCTTAAGGATAAATCAACAAAGAAAAACATCATCTGGGCAACCGATACCTATGAGGAACTTGGACATGGCTTCACAGATAAGGAACCGATAAGCCGAAGCTTTCTCTTGCAGCATGCGGACATCATCAAGCCTCGCATACAGAAATCTCAGGAGGCACAGCAGGAACGCACACGAAAAAAAGCCGAGGTTTTCACCCCAGCGTGGCTGTGTAACTTGATGAACAATGATTGCGATGAGGAATGGTTCGGCAGGAAAGACGTATTCAATGCAGAAAACGACGACCACACATGGACGGTTGCCGAAGAATCGATTGCGTTTCCAAAGAGAAAGACTTGGAAACATTATGTGGATTCACGGCGGCTTGAAATCACCTGTGGAGAGGCACCTTATCTTGTATCCCGCTATGATGTGTCAACAGGACAGCTTATCGTGCCGCCAAAGCGTCGGATTGGGCAGCTCGACCGGAAGCTCCGGATCGTGAATGAAAATGCAGCTGATTACGACGAGTGGGTCAAATGGGCAATCCGGGCGTTCGAGGCGTCCTACGGGTACGAGTATCAGGGCGACAATCTTCTGATAGCCCGAATCAATTTGCTCCTGACATTTATCGACTACTATCAGGAACGGTGGGGCAAGGAACCTGACGAGAAGCTGCTTCAGACAGTGGCAAATAAAATTGTATGGAACATCTGGCAGATGGACGGATTGAAAGACACTGTCCCGCTTGGAAAGCCGTACGAGGAATTCCGGCAGATGACGCTTTTCGATATGTCTTCTGAAATGACCGATGAAGAACTGGAAGCCATACCCTCTAAAATATATGACTGGAGAAGAGATAACTCCATTCGTTTTAATAAGCTAAAGGAGATGAAAGCCATGGGACATAAACTTTTTGATTTTGTGATTGGAAATCCGCCGTATAATGAGGCGGCTCCTGGAGATTCTACAAGTGATAAACCTGTTTATCATATTTTCTTTGATGAAGTCTCAAAGGTTTCCGATAAGGTTGAACTTGTAACACCAGGACGATTTTTATTTAATGCTGGAGCAACCCCAAAAGAATGGAATAAAAAAATGCTTTCAAGCAAGCATGTAAAAGTTCTTGAGTATGAAGAAAATGCCTCAAGATACTTTGGAAATACAGCTATTACAGGTGGGGTCGCTGTTACATATATCGACAACACAAGGGAATTTAAACCAATAGATATATTTGTGCCATATGATGAATTAAAAAATATCATTTTGAAAGCGAAAGCTTATAAGGGCTTTGAATCATTGAGCTCAATTATTTCCGGGAGAACGCCGTATTTATTCACTGATAAAATGCATGAGGACTTTCCAGAAGCTATATTAATGCTTAGTAAAGGTCATGCAAGCGATATATCCTCTAATGCGTTCACTGCTTTACCAAATATTTTTTTACAAGTATGCCCTTCCGATGAAAACAAATATTACAGGGTATTAGGAAGATTAAATAACAAAAGAGCATATTTCTGGATTAGAAGAGAATATGCTCGCGGACGTCTCGATGAATATATCGGAACGTGGAAAGTGTTCCTGCCTAAGGCAAATGGAGCTTCGGGTATGTTGGGAAAAGAAGCTGCGAGACTCATAAGCAAACCTGTTGTTGGAAGTCCGGAAGAAATTGCAACAGATACTTTCATCGTTGTTGGTCACTATGATAATCAGTATGAAGCTGAATCTGTTTTGAAGTATCTAAATAGCAAATTTTCAAGGGCTTTGTTAGGTGCATTAAAGGTAACACAAATCAACTCGAAAGAAACGTGGGAATATGTTCCTCTTCAAGACTTTACTTCTACTTCCGATATCGACTGGTCAAAATCCGTTCACGAAATTGATCTTCAACTCTATCGAAAGTACGGACTTGATGAAAAGGAGATTAACTTCATAGAATCGCATGTAAAGGAGATGGCGTGATGGCAGGCATAAAGATAAAAACAGCCTATAAGGTTGTCCCCCAATGCTATGCGTACACGACGCCGGGAGTGCCAGTACATGACGGCTGGACAAAGATCGGATTTACAGAGCGGGATGTTGAGACTCGCATCAATGAGCAGACGCATACGGTCGGAGTTGATCACAAAACTTGGTGGCACCTGCGCGCCGCATACATGACGGAACCATTCGGAACCTTTACCGATAAGGGCTTTCACGCTTATCTGAAAAAACTCGGCGTCAACCGTGAGAAAGGAACGGAGTGGTTCCGCATCGAGCCAAAAACCGCAAAGGGCGATTTTATCGATTTTGCCCAGAATCACGGCGTTGTTTCCGATGGCGACGCGGACGCAGTCATTCCGTATCAGCTCCGCGATGAGCAGAACAAAGCGGTTGAGATGGCGCTTGCCTATTTCAAATCTCACAGCAACGGCGAATTTCTATGGAATGCAAAGCCGCGTTTTGGAAAAACACTTTCGGCTTATGATCTGTGCAGAAGGCTTCATGCGACGAATATTCTGATTGTGACGAACCGCCCGGCGATTGCAAACTCGTGGTATTCGGATTATGAGACGTTTTTCGGCCCGCAGTCCGGCTATCTGTTTGTCAGCAATGTGGACGGCATCAAAGACAAAAAATATGTGATGAGCCGTCAGGAGTATCTTGACAGGCTGCTGGATGGAGATAGCCGCGTTAAAGGCTGTATCGAATTTGTGAGTCTGCAGGATCTTAAAGGTTCCATCTATTTTGGAGGGCAGTATGACAAGTTATCAGAAGTAAGCGCACAAAAAGGCTTAAACTGGGATATTATGATCGTAGATGAGGCGCATGAAGGCGTCGATACATACAAGACGGATACCGCTTTTAATCATATTAAGCGTAAATGGACATTGCATCTTTCCGGCACGCCGTTTAAGGCATTGGCAAATGACAAATTTGCGGATGATGCGATTTTCAACTGGACGTATGCGGACGAGCAGAAGAAAAAGCGTGATTGGGATGATTCCAGCGAAATCGAGAACCCGTATGAAACCCTTCCGCGGCTTAGTCTGTTTACATATCAGATGTCGGATATCATTTGCGACAAGGTAAAACATGGAATTGAGCTTGCAGACAATGATGTGGAAGAATATGCTTTCGATCTGAATGAGTTCTTCAAGACGAACGAATCCGGAAAGTTCATACATGACGCGGATGTGGACAAGTTTCTCGATGCACTAACACGTCAGGAGAAGTTTCCGTTCTCTACACCGGAGCTGCGAAACGAGCTGAAACATACGTTCTGGCTGCTAAATCGCGTAGCAGGTGCTAAGGCTTTGGCAAAGAAGCTGGAGCTTCACCCTGCGTTCAAGGATTATCACATTATCCTTGCAGCAGGCGATGGCAAGCTGGATGACGATGACGAAAATGAGAAGGCATTCGATCGCGTCACCAAGGCCATCAAAGAATACGATAAGACCATTACTCTGTCTGTCGGCCAGCTCACGACCGGCGTCACGATTCCGAAGTGGACGGCCGTGCTGATGCTTTCGAACATGGCAAGCCCGGCACTGTATATGCAGGCCGCTTTCCGCGCTCAAAATCCGTGCCTGTTTCATGATGCACAGGGCAATTCCTACCGGAAACAGAACGCTTATGTCTTTGATTTTGATCCGGCGCGTACACTAACGATCTTTGAGAAGTTCGCCAATGACCTGATTCCGGAGACATCAGGTGATAAGGGAGATTTTGATCAGCGCAAGCAGCATGTTCGCGAGCTTTTGAACTTCTTCCCTGTCTATGGTGAAGATGACCAGGGATCTATGATAGAACTGGATGCCGAGTCCGTTCTCACAATTCCGCGGCACATTCATGCCAAGGAAGTCGTAGAGCGCGGATTCATGTCCAACTTCCTTTTCACCAACATTTCCGGCATTTTCGGAGCACCGAAAGAGATCATCGACCTTATCAACGGTATGCAGGCAATTGAGGAACCCAAGACGCTGGCGCCTGTCGGGGTTGACGAAGGGACAGCTGATAAACTAAATCTTAATGAAAACGGTAA
Above is a genomic segment from Clostridiales bacterium containing:
- a CDS encoding terminase large subunit gives rise to the protein MRKLKKYKPTRFMTKTSRYDEKAADYAAMFIESLCHTKGTWAGKPFELIDWQEQIVRDIFGILKKNGYRQFNTAYIEIPKKQGKSELAAAIALLLTCGDGEERAEVYGCASDRNQAKIVFDVAMDMVRFCPALAKRVKILESQKKLVYKPTNSFYQVLSADVANTHGVIFDELHTQPNRKLFDVMLQGSGDARMQPLYFLITTAGNDTNSICYEVHQKALDIQAGRKVDPTFYSVIYGTAEDEDWTDPEVWKKANPSLGITVGIDKVKAACDSAKQNPGEENAFRQLRLNQWVKQSVRWMPMDKWDTCAFPVDEESLEGRVCYGGLDLSSTTDITAFVLVFPPQDEAEKYSVLPYFWIPEETVALRVRRDHVPYDLWERQGLIMTTEGNVVHYGYIEKFIERLGERFNIREIAFDRWGAVQMVQNLEGMGFTVIPFGQGFKDMSPPTKELMKLVLEEKIAHGGHPVLRWMMDNIYIRTDPAGNIKADKEKSTEKIDGAIATIMGLDRAIRCGNDTGESVYDTRGLLVF
- a CDS encoding DUF4314 domain-containing protein yields the protein MNFPNRETVERLRRQYPEGTRVELVRMDDVQAPPAGTKGTVVGVDDTGSLIMRWDNGSSLNVVYGEDIVRRLPGLCDTVKKQILVVRDTGRANMFDTNAVKSIALEMGFYELADFLETERQAYSRFILTGEE
- a CDS encoding virulence protein, whose translation is MKLNYNLVGEKRKSLAGAAGEILNQPAHYLGAPSFEYEVGAYRVGKTGLVADPDSRELEAALKERGFTAEVRAYDEAESENESAAPDILTIEMPTDGFSPEKLDNLFKMVDAKAVLLKAALGTDELPIRQTDGDGGRLCFPWFPFTDDADTVAAYTALIAKLCEAAKEKKRVTAREREVDNPKYAMRCWLLSLGFIGDEYKRARKILLANLKGDGSYKSRVR
- a CDS encoding site-specific DNA-methyltransferase — its product is MQNQKLFQKARQRRRCPCQEEEQGRARAVQRNRSRTRSSKATPGKRELTKLKFPAGEKSNTGFEKNSNAQKSKTKSSRHIPSFLDMVAEELLALEFGELKDFGFNLELTGFDPKEIEKLFADDGNTVQDDNFDLTAALEEAAFVLPGDVWTLGRHRLICGDATDADTVRRLMDGRKANLVLTDPPYNVDFKSSGGLKIRNDSQKSDQFYAFLLSAFRNLADSLESGGSAYIFHADTEGENFRRAFREAGFHLSGTCIWVKDSFVMGRSPYQWQHEPILYGWLKTGTHKWYAGRSEATVWNFSKPVKNSDHPTSKPLDLLAYPIRNSSQANGIVLDTFGGSGSTLIACEQTDRICRMMELDEKYASVILRRYAEFKQNGGADISCERDGRTYAYADLVKSVSREA
- a CDS encoding type II toxin-antitoxin system Phd/YefM family antitoxin — encoded protein: MPNIKSSTDLRNNYNDISTFCHESREPVFITKNGRGDLAVMSIETYEALSGKLELYRLLDEGRAAVKAGKKRPLAEVMKDIKQGIADGSI
- a CDS encoding type II toxin-antitoxin system RelE/ParE family toxin; its protein translation is MAQYRVDVSEPAENDLKDIVRYIASQLSAPVSALRMMELLEEAMASLSDMPQRRCLLVADERLSQMGYRKLPMKNYIVFFSIDEKNKVFDVERILYGRRDWLRIL
- a CDS encoding HNH endonuclease signature motif containing protein; amino-acid sequence: MPYKAKKPCAYPGCPKLTAGRYCEEHAKLEASRYNRYGRDLESNKRYGRSWAKIQAAFLSAHPLRECCREEGRLTPAELVHHKRRLTGGGTNDWSNLQALCQECHSHLHAKQGDYFSESHSVIA
- a CDS encoding Eco57I restriction-modification methylase domain-containing protein — its product is MEKLIDIQSGPVVPLLDLLLKDKSTKKNIIWATDTYEELGHGFTDKEPISRSFLLQHADIIKPRIQKSQEAQQERTRKKAEVFTPAWLCNLMNNDCDEEWFGRKDVFNAENDDHTWTVAEESIAFPKRKTWKHYVDSRRLEITCGEAPYLVSRYDVSTGQLIVPPKRRIGQLDRKLRIVNENAADYDEWVKWAIRAFEASYGYEYQGDNLLIARINLLLTFIDYYQERWGKEPDEKLLQTVANKIVWNIWQMDGLKDTVPLGKPYEEFRQMTLFDMSSEMTDEELEAIPSKIYDWRRDNSIRFNKLKEMKAMGHKLFDFVIGNPPYNEAAPGDSTSDKPVYHIFFDEVSKVSDKVELVTPGRFLFNAGATPKEWNKKMLSSKHVKVLEYEENASRYFGNTAITGGVAVTYIDNTREFKPIDIFVPYDELKNIILKAKAYKGFESLSSIISGRTPYLFTDKMHEDFPEAILMLSKGHASDISSNAFTALPNIFLQVCPSDENKYYRVLGRLNNKRAYFWIRREYARGRLDEYIGTWKVFLPKANGASGMLGKEAARLISKPVVGSPEEIATDTFIVVGHYDNQYEAESVLKYLNSKFSRALLGALKVTQINSKETWEYVPLQDFTSTSDIDWSKSVHEIDLQLYRKYGLDEKEINFIESHVKEMA
- a CDS encoding DEAD/DEAH box helicase family protein; amino-acid sequence: MAGIKIKTAYKVVPQCYAYTTPGVPVHDGWTKIGFTERDVETRINEQTHTVGVDHKTWWHLRAAYMTEPFGTFTDKGFHAYLKKLGVNREKGTEWFRIEPKTAKGDFIDFAQNHGVVSDGDADAVIPYQLRDEQNKAVEMALAYFKSHSNGEFLWNAKPRFGKTLSAYDLCRRLHATNILIVTNRPAIANSWYSDYETFFGPQSGYLFVSNVDGIKDKKYVMSRQEYLDRLLDGDSRVKGCIEFVSLQDLKGSIYFGGQYDKLSEVSAQKGLNWDIMIVDEAHEGVDTYKTDTAFNHIKRKWTLHLSGTPFKALANDKFADDAIFNWTYADEQKKKRDWDDSSEIENPYETLPRLSLFTYQMSDIICDKVKHGIELADNDVEEYAFDLNEFFKTNESGKFIHDADVDKFLDALTRQEKFPFSTPELRNELKHTFWLLNRVAGAKALAKKLELHPAFKDYHIILAAGDGKLDDDDENEKAFDRVTKAIKEYDKTITLSVGQLTTGVTIPKWTAVLMLSNMASPALYMQAAFRAQNPCLFHDAQGNSYRKQNAYVFDFDPARTLTIFEKFANDLIPETSGDKGDFDQRKQHVRELLNFFPVYGEDDQGSMIELDAESVLTIPRHIHAKEVVERGFMSNFLFTNISGIFGAPKEIIDLINGMQAIEEPKTLAPVGVDEGTADKLNLNENGNVEIPKEQVIGTASELFGDKVYGDVDQKLADAVEDITKHVEMTKDPKKDKLKELREKFSKPIANTLMDSARAQYGQDLKKSTQNQLERKIQETTDTVVNREYGDYTICDHQIVKERDDKIYEAQKSGASMSEISKLDDKYTQKRLQGYRNMVQNIQKKLHDDETVKRAAETIVETVETEKLNNQKDSIEGSVRDHLRGFSRTIPAFLMAYGDENTTLENFDSLVPADVFWEVTVNPQSGEGVTLEQFRLLRDGGDYYQKNENGNEIRDEEHKRHFDGHLFDEVVFNDAVQEFMKKRAELADYFDETGKGDIFDYIPPQKTNQIFTPKRVVKDMLDRLEQENPGCFDDPNNTFADLYMKSGMYITEIVTRLYQSKRMKALYPDNAERLNHIFAKQVYGCAPTEIIYRICLRYILGFSDEIHIDKYNIKLCDTLGYAKSGTLEEEMERLFDL